The Helicobacter cetorum MIT 00-7128 region GTATTTTAAAATCATTTATATATTTTATAAAAGTATTTTGCTTGACTTTAGTTTTAGAGCTTGCATAAATTCTTGTATATCTTATTATTTGTGCCACATATTTGCTTGGCATAACTTTTGAACAATGAAAGCTCGTGTCAGTCTTATATAATGTTCTAAGTTTTTTTAGGATTTAGAACACTTTAATTGGTTTCAATCATTTAAGAGTAGGAGGGGTATAAAAGTTTTGGCTAAATTCATCTTAAAAGATGAATTTAGTTTTGTAATCTCAAATAGCTAAAGAAAATTATAGCTAAGGGGTTTATTTAGCTAATCTTTCATGTTTTTTGCAACCCTCTTTAGAGCCTAAATCACATGCTTTTTTGAAAAAGGCGGCTGCTTGGTCATCATCTTTTTTCACATTCTTGCCCTTTTGATATAGATTACCTAAGTTATTGCAAGCATCCTTATTTCCAAAATTACAAGCTTTTGCATAGAGAGCTACAGCTTGTTCGTAGTCTTTAGACACACCTTGCCCATTAGTATACATTACGGCTAGATTGAAACAAC contains the following coding sequences:
- a CDS encoding Kazal-type serine protease inhibitor domain-containing protein, with the protein product MFKSYAKQICGTNNKIYKNLCKL